A window of Chryseobacterium shandongense genomic DNA:
CAGATCGGATCACGCCGCAGTCATTATCATTTTCGTCAAGGATATTATACCCGATAATCTCATGATAATAGAATTGTTTTCCTGAAAGTTTCGGCAAGGTGGAAAGCGGTAAATACACACTTTTACCGAGAGACTGATCTACCAGCGCTTCTGTAGAATTTTTGAATGATATATTCAGCGCATCAGATTTGCTCCGGGAGGTTTTTTCAATAAAAAAAGGAACCAATAATCCGTTGATTTCAACGAATATTGATTCCAATTTATTGTAAAGCTCGGGTTGGTCGGTATCCAGTTTAAGGATGACATTTCCCGCAAGTCCGTGTCTGCGTGTGATTTTTCCTAATAAATAGCAATCTTCTTTACGCATGCCGGAATCTCTTACGCTTCAGTGTTTTCTTCTGTAGATTCAGCAGCAGCTTCTCCTTCTGTAGTTTCTTCAGCAGGTGCATTTGCAGCTTCTTCAGCAGCTTTAGCATCAGCTTCAGCCTGTGTAGCAGCAGCGATTCTTGCTTCATTTACTTTAGCTTCAGCTTCCAAAGCAGCTTTTCTTGCATCAGCCTGCGCTTTAGATAAACCTTCAACTTTACCTTGTACTTTAGCCTCTTTAGCTTCTACCCAAGCATTGAATCTTTTTTCAGCTTCAGCCTCATCAAAAGCTCCTTTAGCAACACCACCTTGTAGGTGTTTTTTGTAAAGAGCACCTTTGTAAGAAAGAATAGCTCTTGCCGTATCAGTTGGCTGAGCACCGTTATTTAACCACTTTACAGCAGAATCAACATTTAAATCGATTGTTGCAGGGTTAGTAATTGGGTTGTATGTTCCTAACTTCTCGATGAATTTACCATCTCTTCTAGCTCTAGAATCTGCAACCACGATGTGGAAGAAAGGTTTTCCTTTTTTACCGTGTCTTTGTAATCTGATTTTTACTGACATAATGTTTGAATTTTAAGGGAACTCGTCCCAGTTAAATATTTTAAGAGTGCAAAGATAATAAAAAAGTTTGAAGTAAAAAGCGCTGGATGAAAAGTTTTATGAATTCAATTATTTTTCAGGAGCCGGGAACCTGCTCTCGCTACTCGCTTTTTGATTTTTCGGCGGCGGCTTTGCCGCCGCCGAAAAATCAAAAGAGCTCAGACAGGCCGCTCGATCAGGGCTAATTTATTCCAGATTACCCATGTAGAATAATCCGAGACATTTCTGGTTTTCTTCAATGGTCAGAGATTCCTTCAAATGTTCAACAAGCTTGGGTGAGCTCCAGTAACAGCCGATTTCGTTTGCGGTGCAGGTAAGGTACATGTTCTGGACTGCCATTGATACAGCGGCAATTTCTTCCCATTCCGGAACCATCCCGCTAAAATTTACAACAATAGAAGCAATTGCATCTGCTTTATTTATTTTAAAGCCTATATCATTGTATTTTTTCTCTAAGAAAAGATGTCCGGGCTGAGTAGCTTTGTAAATAGCCTGCATTTCTGAGGCAAGCTTTGCTTTTTCTTCCCCTCTGAATATTTTAAAACGCCATGGTTTTGTACGTTTGTGATTGGGAGCAAATATAGCTGAATGGAGTATTTCGTCTATAATTTCCTGTGAAATTTCCGTATCGATGTAGTCTTTAGGAAATATACTTCGTCTTTGCTCTATGATTTCTTTTAAAACTTCTGCTTTCATAGTGCAAAACTACAAAAAAGACGTAGAAGTGAGATGTGAAGTGAGAAGTTAACGGTGAGAAGTGAGACGTTATTAAAATACATCTTACTTTTCACTTCTTACTTCTTAC
This region includes:
- a CDS encoding 30S ribosomal protein S16 translates to MSVKIRLQRHGKKGKPFFHIVVADSRARRDGKFIEKLGTYNPITNPATIDLNVDSAVKWLNNGAQPTDTARAILSYKGALYKKHLQGGVAKGAFDEAEAEKRFNAWVEAKEAKVQGKVEGLSKAQADARKAALEAEAKVNEARIAAATQAEADAKAAEEAANAPAEETTEGEAAAESTEENTEA
- the rimM gene encoding ribosome maturation factor RimM (Essential for efficient processing of 16S rRNA); the protein is MRKEDCYLLGKITRRHGLAGNVILKLDTDQPELYNKLESIFVEINGLLVPFFIEKTSRSKSDALNISFKNSTEALVDQSLGKSVYLPLSTLPKLSGKQFYYHEIIGYNILDENDNDCGVIRSVNDQTAQTYFVTNLDGKEVVIPIIKDWILEVNREEKFIKMQLPEGLIDVFLVPSKKDE
- a CDS encoding nitroreductase family protein, whose amino-acid sequence is MKAEVLKEIIEQRRSIFPKDYIDTEISQEIIDEILHSAIFAPNHKRTKPWRFKIFRGEEKAKLASEMQAIYKATQPGHLFLEKKYNDIGFKINKADAIASIVVNFSGMVPEWEEIAAVSMAVQNMYLTCTANEIGCYWSSPKLVEHLKESLTIEENQKCLGLFYMGNLE